A portion of the Juglans microcarpa x Juglans regia isolate MS1-56 chromosome 1D, Jm3101_v1.0, whole genome shotgun sequence genome contains these proteins:
- the LOC121246989 gene encoding uncharacterized protein LOC121246989, whose product MQEEESPCRPERAHARKARYKEVFSAVKGVSRPQRRTESVAITFDERDVEVILHPHDDALVVTMQIANFRTQKILIDNGSSANILFWDAFIKMSIDPDRLHPALMPLKGFTGDVVHPASVITLSILVGMAPKTATTMIDFLVVKAPSSYNAILGHLTLNSLKALTSTFHPKVKFPTDSGVGEIRGEQVLAQECYDRGMRHEPRVVAAIEAPKEAPMLGLPLS is encoded by the coding sequence ATGCAGGAGGAGGAGTCACCTTGTCGGCCCGAAAGGGCGCATGCCCGGAAGGCACGTTATAAGGAAGTCTTCAGTGCCGTAAAGGGAGTAAGCAGACCACAACGACGTACTGAAAGTGTCGCGATAACCTTCGACGAAAGAGATGTAGAAGTAATTCTCCACCCGCACGATGATGCATTGGTGGTGACGATGCAGATTGCGAACTTTCGGACTCAAAAAATCCTGATAGACAACGGCAGTTCGGCCAACATCCTATTTTGGGACGCTTTCATCAAGATGAGCATCGATCCAGATCGGTTGCACCCGGCCCTGATGCCGCTCAAGGGTTTCACGGGAGATGTCGTTCATCCAGCAAGTGTCATTACCCTCTCAATCCTGGTAGGAATGGCACCCAAGACCGCCACCACCATGATCGACTTCCTGGTTGTGAAGGCCCCGTCCTCATACAATGCCATACTGGGGCATTTGACCCTGAACAGTTTGAAGGCGTTGACGTCAACCTTTCACCCAAAGGTGAAGTTCCCCACCGACTCGGGGGTCGGCGAAATCCGCGGTGAACAGGTCCTAGCCCAGGAATGCTACGACAGGGGGATGAGACATGAGCCACGAGTCGTAGCGGCCATAGAAGCCCCAAAAGAGGCCCCCATGCTCGGGTTACCCCTGTCCTGA
- the LOC121242689 gene encoding uncharacterized protein LOC121242689 isoform X1 — protein sequence MEIESAKCECCGLKEDCTQDYITEVKAKFNGKWLCGLCSEAVRDEVSRGKKPFGMEEAVKAHMSFCGKFKSNPAVRVADGMRQMLRRRSGDSSSSPSSGDHIISNGGCISVSLVLDLYWYVFLSLFF from the exons ATGGAGATTGAATCAGCCAAGTGCGAGTGTTGTGGCCTCAAAGAAGATTGTACCCAAGACTACATAACCGAAGTCAAGGCCAAATTTAATGGCAAATGGCTTTGTGGGTTGTGCTCAGAAGCTGTAAGAGATGAAGTTAGCAGAGGTAAAAAGCCATTCGGAATGGAAGAAGCTGTGAAGGCTCACATGTCATTTTGTGGTAAATTCAAATCAAACCCGGCGGTTCGAGTTGCAGATGGGATGAGGCAGATGCTTAGGAGAAGGTCAGgggattcatcttcttctccatcgtCCG GGGATCATATCATTTCAAATGGAGGCTGCATCTCGGTTTCCCTAGTTCTTGATTTATATTGGTAtgtttttctctccctttttttc TAA
- the LOC121242689 gene encoding uncharacterized protein LOC121242689 isoform X2: MEIESAKCECCGLKEDCTQDYITEVKAKFNGKWLCGLCSEAVRDEVSRGKKPFGMEEAVKAHMSFCGKFKSNPAVRVADGMRQMLRRRSGDSSSSPSSGKKYSRGSYHFKWRLHLGFPSS; the protein is encoded by the exons ATGGAGATTGAATCAGCCAAGTGCGAGTGTTGTGGCCTCAAAGAAGATTGTACCCAAGACTACATAACCGAAGTCAAGGCCAAATTTAATGGCAAATGGCTTTGTGGGTTGTGCTCAGAAGCTGTAAGAGATGAAGTTAGCAGAGGTAAAAAGCCATTCGGAATGGAAGAAGCTGTGAAGGCTCACATGTCATTTTGTGGTAAATTCAAATCAAACCCGGCGGTTCGAGTTGCAGATGGGATGAGGCAGATGCTTAGGAGAAGGTCAGgggattcatcttcttctccatcgtCCGGTAAGAAGTATTCAAG GGGATCATATCATTTCAAATGGAGGCTGCATCTCGGTTTCCCTAGTTCTTGA